The Deltaproteobacteria bacterium sequence CTTCATCTGACTGCCGGTCAGAACTTGCCTGCACGGCCTTTCATGATAACTTTTGACGATGGAGCCCGGGATTGCCTGACCCAGGCGCGGGATGTCCTGGAGAGCCGGGGTTTCACGGCTGCGGTCTTCGTGGTCACCGATCTGGTCGGCCAAACGAATGCTTGGGATCGAGACAAGAATGAACCTCTGGTAAGCCTTCTTAACTGGGAAGAGTTAAAGGAGCTGATTGAAGCTGGTTGGGAGGTGGGTTCTCACACCAGAACCCATATGGATTTAACGACCTGCACGAACAAGGTCCTGGCCGAAGAACTTGCCGGGTCCCGTGATGCGCTGGGAGAAAAACTCGGGGTTGACGTCCTGGCCCTGGCCTATCCTTATGGCCATGTCAACGAAGCGGTAAAAGAGGCGGCGCTTAAAGCCGGCTACCGGCTGGCCTGGACTATCCAGGCCGGGAAGAACGAGGTCAGCGATGATCCGTTGGAACTGAAACGAATCATAATCAAACGCAAGGATACTCGTCTTGACTTTGCCCTCAAGCTTAAAAAAGGAAAAAGCACCCTTTAAGGCTTTATCAATAGTTATATTATGGAAACCTTA is a genomic window containing:
- a CDS encoding polysaccharide deacetylase family protein, which gives rise to MAIWPFIIASLGLAGAGLAARYTFWRPNQSGVPAFMYHYITDELEGTKLKKLRVSPSTFAWQMDYLKSKGYHSIGLREYYLHLTAGQNLPARPFMITFDDGARDCLTQARDVLESRGFTAAVFVVTDLVGQTNAWDRDKNEPLVSLLNWEELKELIEAGWEVGSHTRTHMDLTTCTNKVLAEELAGSRDALGEKLGVDVLALAYPYGHVNEAVKEAALKAGYRLAWTIQAGKNEVSDDPLELKRIIIKRKDTRLDFALKLKKGKSTL